One region of Astyanax mexicanus isolate ESR-SI-001 chromosome 15, AstMex3_surface, whole genome shotgun sequence genomic DNA includes:
- the eif3c gene encoding eukaryotic translation initiation factor 3 subunit C isoform X7, whose protein sequence is MSRFFATGSDSESEESSSAEEITPKATGAAFNKQNLLLSDDEEDTKRVVRSAKDKRFEELTNLIKTIRNAMKIRDMAKCLEEFEQLCRAFLKSKAIVDKEGVPQFYIRLLADLEDYLNQLWEDKEGKKKMNKNNAKALSTLRQKIRKYNRDFETDIANYKENPEQSAEEEEEKEEAESGSSMDSEDDAEESATAKSFMKKKPAAEAAPEASKFLKGADDESDSGSDDDDEIWGSDSTDSGSESEDNEGNAGSLAVAFLKKAAMDGDRMGDRKKEDRKKRSKKKERAEEEAEEEALEMEGGEWEKVKGGVPLVKEKPKMFAKGTEINTTVVVKKLNEILQARGKKGTDRAAQIELLHALAAISEEHNLGQGISVKIKFNIIASLYDYNPNLATFMKPDMWKKCLDCINELLDILFGNNNIFIGENIAEDSENLAVSEQPFRVRGCILTLVERMDEEFTKIMQNTDPHSQEYVDNLKDEGCVCNIIDRLLQYLESKGSTEEVCRVYLRRIMHTYYKFDYKTHRRSMGIQGESKSEQDQEESEGEDSAVIMDRLCKFIYAKDRTDRIRTCAILCHIYHHALHSRWYQARDLMLMSHLQDNIQHADPPVQILYNRTMVQLGICAFRQGMIKDAHNALLDIQSSGRAKELLGQGLLMRNMQERNAEQEKIEKRRQVPFHMHINLELLECVYLVSAMLLEIPYMAAHEFDARRRMISKQFHHQLRVGERQPLLGPPESMREHVVAASKAMKMGDWRTCHSFIINEKMNSKVWDLFPEAQRVREMLVRKIQEESLRTYLFTYSSVYDSISMETLSEMFQLELPTVHSIISKMIINEELMASLDQPTQTVVMHRTEPTSLQNMALQLAEKLGGLVENNERVFDLKQGVYGGYFNRDSDQRGGYQQRQGYQRDSDQRGGYQQRQGYQRDQKGSYQQRQGGYQRGGYRSQNQGSY, encoded by the exons ATGTCCCGTTTTTTTGCTACTGGATCCGACAGTGAGTCGGAGGAGTCCTCATCCGCCGAGGAGATCACTCCTAAAGCAACCGGAGCTGCTTTCAACAAGCA GAATCTGTTGCTGAGTGATGATGAGGAGGACACTAAAAGAGTGGTACGAAGTGCCAAGGACAAGAG GTTTGAGGAGCTGACAAACCTGATCAAGACCATCCGCAATGCTATGAAGATCAGAGACATGGCGAAATGTCTGGAAGAGTTTGAACAGTTATGTCGAGCGTTTTTAAAGAGTAAAGCGATCGTGGATAAAGAGGGAGTGCCACAGTTTTACATCCGCCTTCTTGCTGACCTGGAGGATTACCTCAACCAG TTATGGGAGGACAAAGAAGGGAAGAAGAAGATGAACAAAAACAACGCCAAAGCCCTCAGCACCCTGCGCCAGAAGATCCGCAAATACAACCGGGACTTTGAGACAGACATTGCGAACTACAAGGAG AACCCGGAACAGTCagcagaggaggaggaagagaaggaggaagcTGAATCtg GTTCATCCATGGATAGTGAGGACGATGCTGAAGAAAGTGCCACCGCTAAAAGCTTCATGAAGAAGAAGCCGGCAGCTGAAGCAGCTCCTGAGGCCAGCAAGTTCCTTAAGGGAGCT GATGATGAATCGGACAGCGGCAGTGACGACGATGATGAAATCTGGGGGTCTGACTCCACAGACAGCGGCAGTGAGAGTGAGGACAACGAAGGAAATGCTGGCTCTCTGGCTGTGGCCTTCCTCAAAAA AGCTGCGATGGATGGAGACAGGATGGGCGATCGTAAGAAGGAGGACCGTAAGAAGAGGAGcaagaagaaggagcgtgctgAGGAGGAGGCCGAGGAGGAGGCCCTGGAGATGGAGGGAGGAGAGTGGGAGAAGGTGAAGGGAGGCGTGCCGCTGGTGAAGGAGAAACCGAAGATGTTCGCCAAGGGCACAGAGATCAATACGACTGTGGTGGTGAAGAAGCTGAATGAGATCCTGCAGGCTCGAGGAAAGAAAGGAACAGACAG AGCTGCTCAGATTGAGCTCCTCCACGCTCTGGCAGCAATTTCAGAGGAGCACAACCTTGGACAAGGCATCTCTGTGAAGATCAAGTTCAACATCATCGCCTCCCTCTATGACTACAACCCCAACCTGGCAACATTCATGAAG CCGGATATGTGGAAGAAGTGTCTGGATTGCATTAATGAGCTGTTGGACATTCTGTTTGGTAACAACAACATCTTCATTGGCGAGAACATCGCTGAGGACAGTGAGAACCTGGCCGTCTCTGAGCAG CCTTTCCGTGTCCGTGGCTGCATCCTGACCCTGGTGGAGAGGATGGATGAGGAGTTTACCAAGATCATGCAGAACACGGACCCTCATTCACAAG AGTACGTGGATAACCTGAAGGACGAGGGCTGTGTGTGCAACATCATTGACCGGCTGCTGCAGTACCTGGAGAGTAAAGGCAGCACCGAGGAGGTGTGTCGTGTCTACCTGCGCAGGATCATGCACACCTACTACAAGTTCGACTACAAGACCCACCGCCGCTCCATGGGCATTCAGGGAGAGAGCAAG TCTGAGCAAGACCAagaagagagcgagggagaggacAGTGCAGTCATCATGGACCGTCTGTGCAAGTTCATCTACGCCAAGGACCGTACCGACCGCATCCGTACCTGCGCCATCCTGTGCCACATCTACCACCATGCACTGCACAGCCGTTGGTACCAGGCCCGCGACCTGATGCTCATGAGCCACCTGCAGGACAACATTCAGCACGCTGATCCTCCAGTGCAG aTCTTGTATAACAGGACCATGGTGCAGCTGGGCATCTGTGCCTTCCGCCAGGGGATGATCAAAGACGCCCACAATGCACTGCTGGACATCCAGTCGAGTGGCAGAGCCAAGGAGCTGCTGGGTCAGGGCCTGCTAATGAGGAACATGCAGGAGAGGAACGCAGAGCAAGAGAAGATTGAAAAGAGAAGACAG GTGCCTTTCCACATGCATATCAACCTGGAGCTGCTGGAGTGTGTGTACCTGGTTTCAGCCATGCTGCTGGAGATCCCCTACATGGCAGCCCACGAGTTTGATGCTCGCCGCAGAATGATCAGCAAGCAGTTCCATCACCAGCTGCGAGTGGGCGAGAGACAGCCCCTCCTGG GACCCCCTGAGAGCATGAGGGAGCATGTGGTGGCTGCCAGTAAAGCCATGAAGATGGGCGACTGGCGCACTTGTCATTCATTTATCATCAATGAGAAAATGAACAGCAAAGTGTGGGACCTGTTCCCTGAGGCCCAGCGGGTCCGTGAAATGCTCGTCAG GAAGATTCAGGAGGAGTCTTTGCGCACCTACCTGTTCACCTACAGCAGTGTATACGACTCCATCAG CATGGAGACTTTATCAGAGATGTTTCAGCTGGAGTTGCCCACAGTACACAGCATTATCAGTAAAATGATCATCAACGAGGAGCTGATG GCGTCTCTGGACCAGCCCACTCAGACAGTAGTGATGCACAGAACAGAGCCCACCTCCCTGCAGAACATGGCGCTCCAGCTGGCTGAGAAGCTGGGCGGCCTAGTGGAGAACAATGAGCGTGTCTTTGACCTCAAACAGGGCGTCTATGGAGGATACTTCAACAGAG ATTCAGACCAGAGGGGCGGTTACCAGCAGAGGCAAGGTTACCAACGAG ATTCAGACCAGAGGGGCGGTTACCAACAGAGGCAAGGTTACCAACGAG ATCAGAAAGGCTCCTACCAGCAGAGGCAGGGCGGCTACCAGCGAGGAGGATACCGGTCCCAGAACCAGGGCTCTTACTAA
- the eif3c gene encoding eukaryotic translation initiation factor 3 subunit C isoform X5, whose protein sequence is MSRFFATGSDSESEESSSAEEITPKATGAAFNKQNLLLSDDEEDTKRVVRSAKDKRFEELTNLIKTIRNAMKIRDMAKCLEEFEQLCRAFLKSKAIVDKEGVPQFYIRLLADLEDYLNQLWEDKEGKKKMNKNNAKALSTLRQKIRKYNRDFETDIANYKENPEQSAEEEEEKEEAESGSSMDSEDDAEESATAKSFMKKKPAAEAAPEASKFLKGADDESDSGSDDDDEIWGSDSTDSGSESEDNEGNAGSLAVAFLKKAAMDGDRMGDRKKEDRKKRSKKKERAEEEAEEEALEMEGGEWEKVKGGVPLVKEKPKMFAKGTEINTTVVVKKLNEILQARGKKGTDRAAQIELLHALAAISEEHNLGQGISVKIKFNIIASLYDYNPNLATFMKPDMWKKCLDCINELLDILFGNNNIFIGENIAEDSENLAVSEQPFRVRGCILTLVERMDEEFTKIMQNTDPHSQEYVDNLKDEGCVCNIIDRLLQYLESKGSTEEVCRVYLRRIMHTYYKFDYKTHRRSMGIQGESKSEQDQEESEGEDSAVIMDRLCKFIYAKDRTDRIRTCAILCHIYHHALHSRWYQARDLMLMSHLQDNIQHADPPVQILYNRTMVQLGICAFRQGMIKDAHNALLDIQSSGRAKELLGQGLLMRNMQERNAEQEKIEKRRQVPFHMHINLELLECVYLVSAMLLEIPYMAAHEFDARRRMISKQFHHQLRVGERQPLLGPPESMREHVVAASKAMKMGDWRTCHSFIINEKMNSKVWDLFPEAQRVREMLVRKIQEESLRTYLFTYSSVYDSISMETLSEMFQLELPTVHSIISKMIINEELMASLDQPTQTVVMHRTEPTSLQNMALQLAEKLGGLVENNERVFDLKQGVYGGYFNRDSDQRGGYQQRQGYQRDQKGGYQQKQGYQRDSDQRGGYQQRQGYQRDQKGSYQQRQGGYQRGGYRSQNQGSY, encoded by the exons ATGTCCCGTTTTTTTGCTACTGGATCCGACAGTGAGTCGGAGGAGTCCTCATCCGCCGAGGAGATCACTCCTAAAGCAACCGGAGCTGCTTTCAACAAGCA GAATCTGTTGCTGAGTGATGATGAGGAGGACACTAAAAGAGTGGTACGAAGTGCCAAGGACAAGAG GTTTGAGGAGCTGACAAACCTGATCAAGACCATCCGCAATGCTATGAAGATCAGAGACATGGCGAAATGTCTGGAAGAGTTTGAACAGTTATGTCGAGCGTTTTTAAAGAGTAAAGCGATCGTGGATAAAGAGGGAGTGCCACAGTTTTACATCCGCCTTCTTGCTGACCTGGAGGATTACCTCAACCAG TTATGGGAGGACAAAGAAGGGAAGAAGAAGATGAACAAAAACAACGCCAAAGCCCTCAGCACCCTGCGCCAGAAGATCCGCAAATACAACCGGGACTTTGAGACAGACATTGCGAACTACAAGGAG AACCCGGAACAGTCagcagaggaggaggaagagaaggaggaagcTGAATCtg GTTCATCCATGGATAGTGAGGACGATGCTGAAGAAAGTGCCACCGCTAAAAGCTTCATGAAGAAGAAGCCGGCAGCTGAAGCAGCTCCTGAGGCCAGCAAGTTCCTTAAGGGAGCT GATGATGAATCGGACAGCGGCAGTGACGACGATGATGAAATCTGGGGGTCTGACTCCACAGACAGCGGCAGTGAGAGTGAGGACAACGAAGGAAATGCTGGCTCTCTGGCTGTGGCCTTCCTCAAAAA AGCTGCGATGGATGGAGACAGGATGGGCGATCGTAAGAAGGAGGACCGTAAGAAGAGGAGcaagaagaaggagcgtgctgAGGAGGAGGCCGAGGAGGAGGCCCTGGAGATGGAGGGAGGAGAGTGGGAGAAGGTGAAGGGAGGCGTGCCGCTGGTGAAGGAGAAACCGAAGATGTTCGCCAAGGGCACAGAGATCAATACGACTGTGGTGGTGAAGAAGCTGAATGAGATCCTGCAGGCTCGAGGAAAGAAAGGAACAGACAG AGCTGCTCAGATTGAGCTCCTCCACGCTCTGGCAGCAATTTCAGAGGAGCACAACCTTGGACAAGGCATCTCTGTGAAGATCAAGTTCAACATCATCGCCTCCCTCTATGACTACAACCCCAACCTGGCAACATTCATGAAG CCGGATATGTGGAAGAAGTGTCTGGATTGCATTAATGAGCTGTTGGACATTCTGTTTGGTAACAACAACATCTTCATTGGCGAGAACATCGCTGAGGACAGTGAGAACCTGGCCGTCTCTGAGCAG CCTTTCCGTGTCCGTGGCTGCATCCTGACCCTGGTGGAGAGGATGGATGAGGAGTTTACCAAGATCATGCAGAACACGGACCCTCATTCACAAG AGTACGTGGATAACCTGAAGGACGAGGGCTGTGTGTGCAACATCATTGACCGGCTGCTGCAGTACCTGGAGAGTAAAGGCAGCACCGAGGAGGTGTGTCGTGTCTACCTGCGCAGGATCATGCACACCTACTACAAGTTCGACTACAAGACCCACCGCCGCTCCATGGGCATTCAGGGAGAGAGCAAG TCTGAGCAAGACCAagaagagagcgagggagaggacAGTGCAGTCATCATGGACCGTCTGTGCAAGTTCATCTACGCCAAGGACCGTACCGACCGCATCCGTACCTGCGCCATCCTGTGCCACATCTACCACCATGCACTGCACAGCCGTTGGTACCAGGCCCGCGACCTGATGCTCATGAGCCACCTGCAGGACAACATTCAGCACGCTGATCCTCCAGTGCAG aTCTTGTATAACAGGACCATGGTGCAGCTGGGCATCTGTGCCTTCCGCCAGGGGATGATCAAAGACGCCCACAATGCACTGCTGGACATCCAGTCGAGTGGCAGAGCCAAGGAGCTGCTGGGTCAGGGCCTGCTAATGAGGAACATGCAGGAGAGGAACGCAGAGCAAGAGAAGATTGAAAAGAGAAGACAG GTGCCTTTCCACATGCATATCAACCTGGAGCTGCTGGAGTGTGTGTACCTGGTTTCAGCCATGCTGCTGGAGATCCCCTACATGGCAGCCCACGAGTTTGATGCTCGCCGCAGAATGATCAGCAAGCAGTTCCATCACCAGCTGCGAGTGGGCGAGAGACAGCCCCTCCTGG GACCCCCTGAGAGCATGAGGGAGCATGTGGTGGCTGCCAGTAAAGCCATGAAGATGGGCGACTGGCGCACTTGTCATTCATTTATCATCAATGAGAAAATGAACAGCAAAGTGTGGGACCTGTTCCCTGAGGCCCAGCGGGTCCGTGAAATGCTCGTCAG GAAGATTCAGGAGGAGTCTTTGCGCACCTACCTGTTCACCTACAGCAGTGTATACGACTCCATCAG CATGGAGACTTTATCAGAGATGTTTCAGCTGGAGTTGCCCACAGTACACAGCATTATCAGTAAAATGATCATCAACGAGGAGCTGATG GCGTCTCTGGACCAGCCCACTCAGACAGTAGTGATGCACAGAACAGAGCCCACCTCCCTGCAGAACATGGCGCTCCAGCTGGCTGAGAAGCTGGGCGGCCTAGTGGAGAACAATGAGCGTGTCTTTGACCTCAAACAGGGCGTCTATGGAGGATACTTCAACAGAG ATTCAGACCAGAGGGGCGGTTACCAACAGAGGCAAGGTTACCAACGAG ATCAGAAAGGAGGCTACCAACAGAAGCAGGGCTACCAGAGAG ATTCAGACCAGAGGGGCGGTTACCAGCAGAGGCAAGGTTACCAACGAG ATCAGAAAGGCTCCTACCAGCAGAGGCAGGGCGGCTACCAGCGAGGAGGATACCGGTCCCAGAACCAGGGCTCTTACTAA
- the eif3c gene encoding eukaryotic translation initiation factor 3 subunit C isoform X9: protein MSRFFATGSDSESEESSSAEEITPKATGAAFNKQNLLLSDDEEDTKRVVRSAKDKRFEELTNLIKTIRNAMKIRDMAKCLEEFEQLCRAFLKSKAIVDKEGVPQFYIRLLADLEDYLNQLWEDKEGKKKMNKNNAKALSTLRQKIRKYNRDFETDIANYKENPEQSAEEEEEKEEAESGSSMDSEDDAEESATAKSFMKKKPAAEAAPEASKFLKGADDESDSGSDDDDEIWGSDSTDSGSESEDNEGNAGSLAVAFLKKAAMDGDRMGDRKKEDRKKRSKKKERAEEEAEEEALEMEGGEWEKVKGGVPLVKEKPKMFAKGTEINTTVVVKKLNEILQARGKKGTDRAAQIELLHALAAISEEHNLGQGISVKIKFNIIASLYDYNPNLATFMKPDMWKKCLDCINELLDILFGNNNIFIGENIAEDSENLAVSEQPFRVRGCILTLVERMDEEFTKIMQNTDPHSQEYVDNLKDEGCVCNIIDRLLQYLESKGSTEEVCRVYLRRIMHTYYKFDYKTHRRSMGIQGESKSEQDQEESEGEDSAVIMDRLCKFIYAKDRTDRIRTCAILCHIYHHALHSRWYQARDLMLMSHLQDNIQHADPPVQILYNRTMVQLGICAFRQGMIKDAHNALLDIQSSGRAKELLGQGLLMRNMQERNAEQEKIEKRRQVPFHMHINLELLECVYLVSAMLLEIPYMAAHEFDARRRMISKQFHHQLRVGERQPLLGPPESMREHVVAASKAMKMGDWRTCHSFIINEKMNSKVWDLFPEAQRVREMLVRKIQEESLRTYLFTYSSVYDSISMETLSEMFQLELPTVHSIISKMIINEELMASLDQPTQTVVMHRTEPTSLQNMALQLAEKLGGLVENNERVFDLKQGVYGGYFNRDQKGGYQQKQGYQRDSDQRGGYQQRQGYQRDQKGSYQQRQGGYQRGGYRSQNQGSY from the exons ATGTCCCGTTTTTTTGCTACTGGATCCGACAGTGAGTCGGAGGAGTCCTCATCCGCCGAGGAGATCACTCCTAAAGCAACCGGAGCTGCTTTCAACAAGCA GAATCTGTTGCTGAGTGATGATGAGGAGGACACTAAAAGAGTGGTACGAAGTGCCAAGGACAAGAG GTTTGAGGAGCTGACAAACCTGATCAAGACCATCCGCAATGCTATGAAGATCAGAGACATGGCGAAATGTCTGGAAGAGTTTGAACAGTTATGTCGAGCGTTTTTAAAGAGTAAAGCGATCGTGGATAAAGAGGGAGTGCCACAGTTTTACATCCGCCTTCTTGCTGACCTGGAGGATTACCTCAACCAG TTATGGGAGGACAAAGAAGGGAAGAAGAAGATGAACAAAAACAACGCCAAAGCCCTCAGCACCCTGCGCCAGAAGATCCGCAAATACAACCGGGACTTTGAGACAGACATTGCGAACTACAAGGAG AACCCGGAACAGTCagcagaggaggaggaagagaaggaggaagcTGAATCtg GTTCATCCATGGATAGTGAGGACGATGCTGAAGAAAGTGCCACCGCTAAAAGCTTCATGAAGAAGAAGCCGGCAGCTGAAGCAGCTCCTGAGGCCAGCAAGTTCCTTAAGGGAGCT GATGATGAATCGGACAGCGGCAGTGACGACGATGATGAAATCTGGGGGTCTGACTCCACAGACAGCGGCAGTGAGAGTGAGGACAACGAAGGAAATGCTGGCTCTCTGGCTGTGGCCTTCCTCAAAAA AGCTGCGATGGATGGAGACAGGATGGGCGATCGTAAGAAGGAGGACCGTAAGAAGAGGAGcaagaagaaggagcgtgctgAGGAGGAGGCCGAGGAGGAGGCCCTGGAGATGGAGGGAGGAGAGTGGGAGAAGGTGAAGGGAGGCGTGCCGCTGGTGAAGGAGAAACCGAAGATGTTCGCCAAGGGCACAGAGATCAATACGACTGTGGTGGTGAAGAAGCTGAATGAGATCCTGCAGGCTCGAGGAAAGAAAGGAACAGACAG AGCTGCTCAGATTGAGCTCCTCCACGCTCTGGCAGCAATTTCAGAGGAGCACAACCTTGGACAAGGCATCTCTGTGAAGATCAAGTTCAACATCATCGCCTCCCTCTATGACTACAACCCCAACCTGGCAACATTCATGAAG CCGGATATGTGGAAGAAGTGTCTGGATTGCATTAATGAGCTGTTGGACATTCTGTTTGGTAACAACAACATCTTCATTGGCGAGAACATCGCTGAGGACAGTGAGAACCTGGCCGTCTCTGAGCAG CCTTTCCGTGTCCGTGGCTGCATCCTGACCCTGGTGGAGAGGATGGATGAGGAGTTTACCAAGATCATGCAGAACACGGACCCTCATTCACAAG AGTACGTGGATAACCTGAAGGACGAGGGCTGTGTGTGCAACATCATTGACCGGCTGCTGCAGTACCTGGAGAGTAAAGGCAGCACCGAGGAGGTGTGTCGTGTCTACCTGCGCAGGATCATGCACACCTACTACAAGTTCGACTACAAGACCCACCGCCGCTCCATGGGCATTCAGGGAGAGAGCAAG TCTGAGCAAGACCAagaagagagcgagggagaggacAGTGCAGTCATCATGGACCGTCTGTGCAAGTTCATCTACGCCAAGGACCGTACCGACCGCATCCGTACCTGCGCCATCCTGTGCCACATCTACCACCATGCACTGCACAGCCGTTGGTACCAGGCCCGCGACCTGATGCTCATGAGCCACCTGCAGGACAACATTCAGCACGCTGATCCTCCAGTGCAG aTCTTGTATAACAGGACCATGGTGCAGCTGGGCATCTGTGCCTTCCGCCAGGGGATGATCAAAGACGCCCACAATGCACTGCTGGACATCCAGTCGAGTGGCAGAGCCAAGGAGCTGCTGGGTCAGGGCCTGCTAATGAGGAACATGCAGGAGAGGAACGCAGAGCAAGAGAAGATTGAAAAGAGAAGACAG GTGCCTTTCCACATGCATATCAACCTGGAGCTGCTGGAGTGTGTGTACCTGGTTTCAGCCATGCTGCTGGAGATCCCCTACATGGCAGCCCACGAGTTTGATGCTCGCCGCAGAATGATCAGCAAGCAGTTCCATCACCAGCTGCGAGTGGGCGAGAGACAGCCCCTCCTGG GACCCCCTGAGAGCATGAGGGAGCATGTGGTGGCTGCCAGTAAAGCCATGAAGATGGGCGACTGGCGCACTTGTCATTCATTTATCATCAATGAGAAAATGAACAGCAAAGTGTGGGACCTGTTCCCTGAGGCCCAGCGGGTCCGTGAAATGCTCGTCAG GAAGATTCAGGAGGAGTCTTTGCGCACCTACCTGTTCACCTACAGCAGTGTATACGACTCCATCAG CATGGAGACTTTATCAGAGATGTTTCAGCTGGAGTTGCCCACAGTACACAGCATTATCAGTAAAATGATCATCAACGAGGAGCTGATG GCGTCTCTGGACCAGCCCACTCAGACAGTAGTGATGCACAGAACAGAGCCCACCTCCCTGCAGAACATGGCGCTCCAGCTGGCTGAGAAGCTGGGCGGCCTAGTGGAGAACAATGAGCGTGTCTTTGACCTCAAACAGGGCGTCTATGGAGGATACTTCAACAGAG ATCAGAAAGGAGGCTACCAACAGAAGCAGGGCTACCAGAGAG ATTCAGACCAGAGGGGCGGTTACCAACAGAGGCAAGGTTACCAACGAG ATCAGAAAGGCTCCTACCAGCAGAGGCAGGGCGGCTACCAGCGAGGAGGATACCGGTCCCAGAACCAGGGCTCTTACTAA